In one window of Arachis ipaensis cultivar K30076 chromosome B06, Araip1.1, whole genome shotgun sequence DNA:
- the LOC107648733 gene encoding triosephosphate isomerase, chloroplastic isoform X2, whose protein sequence is MAATSSSLASHLSIGLRRHSPKLDSLGSQPSLSATHSFFDTVHSNLRLSFTASKPSRPVVAMAGTGKFFVGGNWKCNGTKDSISKLVSDLNNAKLEADVDVVVAPPFVYIDQVKGSITDRIEISAQNSWVGKGGAFTGEISVEQLKDLGCKWVILGHSERRHIIGEKDDFIGKKAAYALSEGLGVIACVGELLEEREAGKTFDVCYQQLKAFADAVPSWDNIVIAYEPVWAIGTGKVATPQQAQEVHVAVRDWLKNNVSAEVASKIRIIYGGSVNGGNCAELAKQEDIDGFLVGGASLKGPEFATIVNSATEKKVAA, encoded by the exons ATGGCTGCAACCTCATCATCACTCGCTTCTCATCTCTCCATTGGCCTTCGCCGCCATTCCCCCAAGCTCGATTCTCTCGGctctcaaccttctctctctGCCACTCACTCCTTCTTCGACACTGTTCACTCCAACCTCCGCTTATCCTTTACTGCTTCCAAACCCTCCCGCCCCGTCGTCGCCATGGCCGGCACTGGAAAG TTCTTTGTTGGTGGCAATTGGAAGTGT AATGGAACAAAAGACTCCATCAGTAAACTTGTCTCTGACTTGAACAATGCGAAATTGGAGGCTGATGTTG ATGTTGTCGTTGCGCCTCCCTTTGTGTACATTGACCAGGTGAAAGGCTCAATTACAGATAGGATTGAAATTTCTGCACAGAATTCTTGGGTGGGAAAAGGTGGTGCTTTCACGGGAGAAATCAG TGTGGAACAACTCAAAGACCTTGGATGCAAGTGGGTTATTCTTGGGCACTCAGAGCGAAGACATATTATTGGAGAAAAAGACGAT TTTATAGGAAAGAAAGCTGCTTATGCTTTGAGTGAGGGTCTTGGAGTGATAGCGTGCGTTGGTGAACTCTTAGAAGAGAGGGAAGCTGGGAAAACTTTCGATGTTTGTTACCAGCAATTGAAGGCTTTTGCAG ATGCAGTGCCTAGTTGGGACAATATTGTGATTGCGTATGAACCTGTTTGGGCCATTGGAACTGGTAAAGTGGCCACACCCCAGCAGGCTCAGGAAGTACATGTAGCTGTTCGTGATTGGCTCAAAAACAATGTTTCCGCCGAAGTTGCATCCAAAATCAGAATTATTTATGGAG GGTCTGTAAATGGGGGCAACTGTGCTGAGCTTGCAAAGCAAGAAGATATCGATGGATTTCTCGTTGGCGGTGCTTCGTTAAAG GGTCCTGAGTTTGCTACCATTGTCAATTCAGCCACTGAAAAGAAGGTCGCCGCTTGA
- the LOC107648733 gene encoding triosephosphate isomerase, chloroplastic isoform X1, giving the protein MAATSSSLASHLSIGLRRHSPKLDSLGSQPSLSATHSFFDTVHSNLRLSFTASKPSRPVVAMAGTGKFFVGGNWKCNGTKDSISKLVSDLNNAKLEADVVPYNFVRSTDVVVAPPFVYIDQVKGSITDRIEISAQNSWVGKGGAFTGEISVEQLKDLGCKWVILGHSERRHIIGEKDDFIGKKAAYALSEGLGVIACVGELLEEREAGKTFDVCYQQLKAFADAVPSWDNIVIAYEPVWAIGTGKVATPQQAQEVHVAVRDWLKNNVSAEVASKIRIIYGGSVNGGNCAELAKQEDIDGFLVGGASLKGPEFATIVNSATEKKVAA; this is encoded by the exons ATGGCTGCAACCTCATCATCACTCGCTTCTCATCTCTCCATTGGCCTTCGCCGCCATTCCCCCAAGCTCGATTCTCTCGGctctcaaccttctctctctGCCACTCACTCCTTCTTCGACACTGTTCACTCCAACCTCCGCTTATCCTTTACTGCTTCCAAACCCTCCCGCCCCGTCGTCGCCATGGCCGGCACTGGAAAG TTCTTTGTTGGTGGCAATTGGAAGTGT AATGGAACAAAAGACTCCATCAGTAAACTTGTCTCTGACTTGAACAATGCGAAATTGGAGGCTGATGTTG TCCCTTATAATTTTGTGAGAAGTACAGATGTTGTCGTTGCGCCTCCCTTTGTGTACATTGACCAGGTGAAAGGCTCAATTACAGATAGGATTGAAATTTCTGCACAGAATTCTTGGGTGGGAAAAGGTGGTGCTTTCACGGGAGAAATCAG TGTGGAACAACTCAAAGACCTTGGATGCAAGTGGGTTATTCTTGGGCACTCAGAGCGAAGACATATTATTGGAGAAAAAGACGAT TTTATAGGAAAGAAAGCTGCTTATGCTTTGAGTGAGGGTCTTGGAGTGATAGCGTGCGTTGGTGAACTCTTAGAAGAGAGGGAAGCTGGGAAAACTTTCGATGTTTGTTACCAGCAATTGAAGGCTTTTGCAG ATGCAGTGCCTAGTTGGGACAATATTGTGATTGCGTATGAACCTGTTTGGGCCATTGGAACTGGTAAAGTGGCCACACCCCAGCAGGCTCAGGAAGTACATGTAGCTGTTCGTGATTGGCTCAAAAACAATGTTTCCGCCGAAGTTGCATCCAAAATCAGAATTATTTATGGAG GGTCTGTAAATGGGGGCAACTGTGCTGAGCTTGCAAAGCAAGAAGATATCGATGGATTTCTCGTTGGCGGTGCTTCGTTAAAG GGTCCTGAGTTTGCTACCATTGTCAATTCAGCCACTGAAAAGAAGGTCGCCGCTTGA